From the genome of Candidatus Nitrosocosmicus oleophilus, one region includes:
- a CDS encoding universal stress protein, protein MFKGNPKRQKIRIIILHVIQELPLTKSVLDKMTSLHKDEKTQSLDKCITSVYQGIRNWIEGDIIEKIQTYKHIEGIKIEYSILFGDPSNKIIEYVNNNMVDMIIIGSNGLHGLAKIKALGSVSRKVSESVQCPIVIIR, encoded by the coding sequence ATATTCAAAGGTAATCCAAAAAGACAAAAGATCAGAATAATAATACTTCATGTAATCCAAGAATTGCCTCTTACAAAGTCTGTTTTAGATAAGATGACTTCCTTACATAAGGATGAAAAAACCCAATCTTTAGACAAGTGTATTACAAGTGTTTACCAAGGAATCAGGAATTGGATAGAAGGGGATATTATTGAGAAAATTCAAACATACAAACACATCGAGGGAATCAAGATTGAATATTCTATTCTTTTTGGAGATCCATCTAATAAGATTATAGAATATGTCAATAACAATATGGTTGACATGATAATCATCGGAAGTAATGGATTACACGGGCTAGCAAAAATCAAAGCACTAGGCAGTGTATCTAGAAAGGTATCAGAATCTGTGCAATGTCCGATCGTAATAATAAGATGA
- a CDS encoding CBS domain-containing protein: MNKNIIVAEQNVNLIGVSRIMSNNNIGCVVIVDNLNTRKPIGIITERDVIRTIGMLQPHQMVVPVREHMSHPLITLSSKATIADAMKLMYERKIRRVIILENDKLAGILTDKDIFRYLVENKDLLSTVIASNLPIPENQLKQDISHFWFINTFIE; this comes from the coding sequence ATGAACAAAAATATCATAGTCGCTGAACAGAATGTAAATTTAATTGGAGTATCGAGAATAATGTCTAATAATAATATTGGCTGCGTGGTAATTGTAGACAACCTTAATACCCGAAAACCCATTGGAATTATTACCGAAAGAGACGTCATTAGGACAATTGGTATGTTACAGCCACATCAGATGGTAGTCCCTGTAAGAGAACATATGAGCCATCCTTTAATCACACTTTCATCAAAAGCTACTATTGCAGATGCTATGAAATTGATGTATGAGAGAAAAATAAGAAGAGTTATCATTTTAGAGAATGATAAATTGGCAGGAATTTTGACAGATAAAGATATCTTTAGATATTTAGTTGAAAACAAAGATTTGCTCTCTACGGTTATAGCAAGTAACCTTCCAATTCCAGAAAATCAATTGAAACAGGATATTTCACATTTTTGGTTTATTAATACTTTCATTGAATAA
- a CDS encoding universal stress protein yields the protein MIKNILVTDDGTEVSNRAFEVASEIAKPCDAHVTLLYVVDLIEDPNTMIFGNNKDLIEKAKLMNLKTSKENQWIKKVQQNINKLNQQNITSESICLTGNAAEKILEYASTKKVDMIVKGSSNRLKGISKIKALGSVTRKVSELADCPVLIVH from the coding sequence ATGATTAAAAACATATTAGTAACAGATGATGGGACAGAGGTTTCAAATAGGGCATTTGAAGTTGCGTCTGAAATTGCTAAACCCTGTGACGCACATGTAACATTGCTTTATGTAGTAGATCTTATCGAGGATCCAAATACCATGATATTTGGCAACAATAAGGACCTTATTGAAAAGGCCAAATTGATGAATCTAAAGACATCAAAGGAAAACCAATGGATTAAAAAAGTACAACAAAATATCAATAAGTTAAACCAACAAAATATAACTTCTGAAAGCATTTGCCTAACTGGAAATGCTGCTGAAAAAATTCTTGAATATGCATCTACTAAGAAGGTAGACATGATTGTTAAGGGTAGTAGTAACAGACTAAAAGGTATTTCGAAAATAAAAGCACTTGGTAGTGTTACTAGAAAGGTATCGGAGTTGGCAGACTGTCCAGTTCTTATAGTGCATTGA
- the fbp gene encoding fructose-1,6-bisphosphate aldolase/phosphatase: protein MAKITISAIKADVGSIGGHTCPSEALIQKVKDLVKSESKNLLIDHYIGYTGDDIHILMTHRHGISSKDIHKIAWDSFTEGTKVAKEQGLYGAGQDLLKDAFSGNVKGMGPGVAEIELEERPSEVFCIFAADKTEPGAFNFPLWRMFVDARSNTGLIINEELAKGVHMKIMDVITGKIADLKLWNDKAEVEAALMYPGRYVVDSVLSHNGEQIVSCSTDRLHNIAGTYVGKDDPIAIVRTQKNFPATEEVGSAFNNPHIVAGNTRGSHHMPLMPVKLNSAASINYAIPIVSCLVFSMHNGKLVGPHDGFGTVDWDYQRMLASERAQMMRVQGFVHPATLVPEELEYNKGYEARMARLGEKFK, encoded by the coding sequence ATGGCAAAGATAACAATTTCTGCGATCAAGGCAGATGTGGGATCTATAGGAGGACATACATGTCCCAGCGAGGCGCTAATTCAAAAGGTAAAAGATCTTGTAAAGTCCGAATCAAAAAATCTGTTAATAGATCATTACATTGGATATACGGGAGATGATATCCACATTCTTATGACTCATAGACATGGAATAAGTAGCAAAGATATACATAAAATTGCTTGGGATTCATTTACTGAAGGAACAAAGGTTGCAAAAGAACAAGGGCTATATGGAGCAGGACAGGATCTTCTCAAGGACGCTTTTTCAGGGAATGTTAAGGGAATGGGACCTGGAGTAGCAGAAATAGAATTAGAAGAAAGACCAAGTGAAGTCTTTTGTATTTTTGCAGCAGATAAAACTGAACCCGGTGCTTTTAACTTTCCTCTTTGGAGAATGTTTGTCGACGCAAGAAGCAATACTGGGCTAATAATCAATGAAGAACTAGCAAAAGGAGTGCATATGAAAATCATGGATGTGATAACAGGAAAGATTGCAGATCTAAAGCTATGGAATGATAAAGCAGAGGTTGAAGCAGCTCTTATGTACCCCGGCAGATATGTAGTCGATTCAGTCTTATCTCACAATGGAGAACAAATAGTATCTTGTTCTACCGATCGATTGCATAATATTGCAGGAACGTATGTTGGGAAAGACGATCCGATTGCTATTGTAAGAACACAAAAGAATTTTCCAGCAACCGAGGAAGTCGGTAGTGCTTTTAATAATCCTCATATAGTCGCAGGGAATACGAGGGGAAGTCATCACATGCCTTTAATGCCTGTAAAGTTAAATTCAGCGGCCAGTATCAATTACGCTATACCTATTGTTTCTTGTCTTGTATTTAGTATGCATAATGGAAAATTAGTAGGCCCCCATGACGGCTTTGGAACGGTGGATTGGGACTATCAGAGGATGTTAGCCTCTGAAAGGGCACAGATGATGAGAGTTCAAGGTTTTGTACATCCAGCGACACTTGTTCCAGAGGAATTAGAATATAACAAAGGCTATGAAGCAAGGATGGCAAGACTTGGTGAAAAGTTCAAATAA
- a CDS encoding DUF6920 family protein yields MSRLIIYTGISKTLFDSSIKENIQKLYSISKNISDNKFTFDQIKNLPVPVQRYFKYSLKEGQHYISYVKLKHEGQFRQNENQKWMPIKGEEYFSIEKPGLVWVGKIQLLPFIWITGLDEYVEGKGNFQIKLMSFVTIVDAPKGRELDSGELMRWLGEAPLFPTALLPSDYLHWQEIDLNSARAVVKFAGLTVSLIFYFNEKGEITRMEGNRFRSINNLYVNQKWFGQYSDYTAIENTMVPMALEVAWNTQAGNFSYAKFIMTEIRYDCPVNSCEGD; encoded by the coding sequence GTGTCAAGACTTATCATTTATACAGGCATATCTAAAACATTGTTTGATTCCAGTATAAAAGAAAATATCCAAAAGCTTTATAGCATATCCAAAAATATATCTGATAATAAATTTACCTTTGATCAGATAAAAAATCTGCCTGTACCCGTTCAACGATATTTCAAATATTCTTTAAAAGAAGGACAACACTATATTAGTTATGTAAAGTTAAAACATGAGGGGCAATTTCGACAGAATGAAAATCAAAAATGGATGCCCATTAAGGGGGAAGAATACTTTTCCATCGAAAAACCTGGATTGGTGTGGGTAGGCAAAATACAATTGTTGCCATTCATCTGGATAACAGGGTTGGATGAATATGTTGAAGGAAAAGGTAACTTTCAGATAAAGTTAATGTCATTTGTCACAATAGTTGATGCACCTAAGGGTAGAGAACTGGATAGCGGGGAGCTGATGAGATGGTTAGGCGAAGCACCGTTATTTCCCACGGCACTATTGCCAAGTGATTATCTCCATTGGCAAGAAATAGATTTGAATTCTGCAAGAGCTGTGGTTAAATTTGCAGGACTTACAGTCAGCCTGATATTCTATTTTAACGAAAAGGGGGAGATTACACGGATGGAAGGTAATCGATTTAGATCTATAAATAACTTATACGTAAATCAAAAATGGTTTGGTCAATATTCAGATTATACCGCAATAGAGAACACCATGGTTCCAATGGCTCTTGAGGTAGCATGGAATACTCAAGCTGGAAATTTTAGTTATGCAAAATTTATTATGACTGAAATACGTTATGATTGTCCTGTAAATAGTTGTGAAGGTGATTAA
- a CDS encoding glycosyltransferase has translation MSKTEEKSKQEISPKDRSVNPKLVIIFCAKNSEATIENAISKVRQSNYDPDVIVVDGFSTDNTIKIAKRLERTTVIQQPIKKYPGKGIAMRAGLEEALYGKYSNKSTSHTNDSEANIKNHNTYDLALFLDSDIKNLSRDWVDLLVAPILKEGYDMTRGYYDRHPRDGAVTKLIARPMLEVFFPEAPQFQQPLSGEVCAAMKVWSTLIEHNSSGQTPDGWGIDVWLLIETLMNGFKIKEVFMGYKDHTSLDAYREEVGNLRRMAEQVSFTVLNEAVKYNRFDNYRNVVL, from the coding sequence ATGTCAAAGACCGAAGAAAAATCAAAACAAGAGATAAGTCCTAAAGATAGGTCGGTTAATCCCAAATTAGTAATAATTTTTTGTGCAAAGAACTCAGAGGCTACCATCGAAAATGCGATATCAAAGGTCAGACAAAGCAATTATGATCCAGATGTTATAGTCGTTGATGGTTTTTCCACCGATAATACGATCAAAATCGCAAAAAGGTTAGAAAGAACAACGGTTATACAGCAACCTATAAAAAAATATCCAGGCAAGGGAATCGCTATGAGGGCCGGTTTAGAGGAAGCATTGTATGGCAAATATTCAAACAAAAGTACAAGTCATACAAATGATTCCGAAGCCAATATTAAAAATCATAACACATATGATTTAGCCCTTTTTCTGGATTCTGATATCAAAAATCTTTCAAGAGATTGGGTCGATCTGCTAGTTGCTCCGATACTTAAAGAAGGGTATGATATGACAAGAGGATATTACGATAGACATCCCAGAGATGGAGCTGTGACTAAACTAATTGCACGACCAATGCTCGAAGTTTTTTTTCCAGAGGCTCCCCAATTTCAGCAACCATTAAGCGGAGAAGTGTGTGCAGCAATGAAAGTCTGGTCTACATTGATAGAACATAATAGTTCGGGTCAAACGCCTGACGGCTGGGGAATTGATGTGTGGTTGCTAATTGAAACTTTGATGAATGGATTTAAGATAAAAGAAGTGTTTATGGGATATAAAGATCATACTTCCCTTGATGCATATCGAGAAGAGGTTGGGAATCTACGTAGAATGGCCGAACAGGTCTCCTTCACTGTGTTGAATGAGGCTGTAAAGTATAACAGATTTGATAACTATAGAAACGTTGTACTCTAG
- a CDS encoding alpha/beta fold hydrolase — MIPFSMYFDMLTNAFEALTWGTKILSKYNQAYTESYFDAIRECQKQAAEYKNFEVFDNLRCMLPSEELYEEWLKNTDTKLNDLLKSEEFSSLLSNYVESNLEFRKLLKAQGYPIQYFEDIYEFITNNWNSYYTRRKDKVVSEFRISYKKDNTRLMHFIGDDKSPVIEGKNPLLIIYAPINQFHIMYINPVRSVVKSLLSHGIDVYLLDWGYPTSKYNELSLFDYIAYVRDAVQSIQNQTSISKSVNMLGDKMNMDENQMNLEIANTKNFLTYKTSPENSSSDRIDQNSKYSKKISILGYCWGGIIALCYASLNNNSIRNLTLLAVPVDSSKDQTILSTWAKNLDTDKIIDEFGHLNGQVLDIGFIMRNPVRYTVDKYLTMIKKYNDTEFMDNFRSVEGWLYNTPNIPGKLFKDIVNECYKNNSLVKNSIGLNHEVINLHKIDVPIQTIVAENDDLVSSASTMEIENYVSSSTKKMIKFKGGHVGLCISGSAHSQLWPEVADWILAN; from the coding sequence ATGATTCCATTCTCTATGTACTTTGATATGCTAACAAACGCCTTTGAAGCACTTACCTGGGGTACCAAAATATTGTCAAAGTATAATCAGGCATATACGGAGAGTTATTTCGATGCAATACGAGAGTGCCAGAAACAGGCTGCAGAATATAAAAATTTTGAAGTTTTCGATAATCTACGATGTATGTTACCATCAGAAGAATTGTATGAAGAATGGTTAAAAAATACTGATACAAAATTGAATGATTTGTTAAAATCAGAAGAATTTTCATCTTTATTGTCGAACTATGTAGAGTCTAATTTAGAGTTCCGTAAGTTACTAAAAGCCCAAGGATATCCTATCCAATACTTTGAAGATATTTATGAATTCATTACAAACAATTGGAATTCTTATTATACTCGCAGAAAAGATAAAGTAGTCTCAGAGTTTAGAATATCTTATAAAAAAGATAATACAAGACTAATGCATTTTATAGGCGATGATAAGTCACCGGTTATTGAAGGCAAAAATCCTCTCTTAATAATATATGCCCCAATTAATCAGTTTCATATTATGTATATTAACCCCGTCAGAAGCGTTGTTAAATCGCTTTTATCCCATGGTATAGATGTTTACCTGCTTGATTGGGGTTATCCCACCTCAAAATATAATGAGCTTTCCCTGTTTGATTACATAGCGTATGTAAGAGATGCTGTTCAATCCATTCAAAATCAAACCTCGATATCTAAGTCGGTAAATATGCTAGGAGACAAAATGAACATGGATGAGAATCAAATGAACCTAGAAATAGCAAATACGAAAAATTTTCTGACCTATAAAACTAGCCCAGAAAATAGCAGCAGTGATAGAATTGATCAAAATTCTAAATATTCGAAGAAAATATCAATCCTTGGATATTGTTGGGGAGGTATCATAGCACTATGTTATGCTTCCTTGAATAATAATAGCATACGAAATTTAACTCTTCTAGCAGTACCTGTTGATTCCAGTAAAGATCAAACTATTCTTTCCACATGGGCTAAGAATCTTGATACTGACAAGATAATTGACGAGTTTGGTCACCTAAACGGACAAGTCCTAGATATAGGATTTATAATGCGCAATCCGGTAAGATATACTGTAGATAAATATCTTACAATGATTAAGAAGTATAACGACACAGAATTTATGGATAATTTTAGATCCGTTGAAGGTTGGCTTTACAATACACCGAATATTCCAGGTAAACTTTTTAAGGATATTGTAAATGAGTGCTACAAGAATAATTCCCTTGTGAAAAATAGCATCGGACTAAACCATGAGGTAATTAATCTACACAAAATAGATGTACCTATTCAAACAATTGTTGCTGAAAATGATGATCTCGTGTCTTCTGCTTCAACAATGGAAATAGAGAATTATGTATCTAGTAGCACGAAAAAAATGATTAAATTCAAAGGTGGCCATGTCGGACTATGCATAAGCGGCTCTGCACATAGTCAATTGTGGCCTGAGGTTGCTGATTGGATTTTAGCAAATTGA
- the mgtA gene encoding magnesium-translocating P-type ATPase: protein MTFDKKVKQLEFWSYPLNELEQKFQTSIENGLSSESAESRLSYYGKNTLKSRKKSNLLFLLASQFKSPIILIFIFTSLLSLFLGEIEDATLIITIIIISGILGFWQERSAINAVDKLLEFVQSKTLVLRDGINILIPSINIVPGDIITLSAGDSIPADSILVESNDLFVNEATLTGESYPVEKSIKVLPSDTLLRDRVNSVFTGTFVVSGKARALVIKTGTNSEFGEISNILKYKNPETDFEHGVRKFGYFLVEVTLMLVISIVLINIYFGRSILESFLFSLALAIGLTPQLLPAIISVNLSHGARRMVRNKVIVKRLAALENLGSMNILCSDKTGTLTIGNVQLESTIDIDGNSSDKVLLYSYLNSAYETAFTNPIDKAIKDYCYNKFDLKDYDKIDEIPYDFIRKRLSVLVSYDNKSSTEYTDINKYSFIVTKGALNNILEVCSTAERCGKIVGLSEVRQEITQRYEELGKQGLRVLGLCYKNFKARLQQDNIRIDKKDETEMTFLGYIVFFDPLKNDVIESISKLRRLGILVKIISGDNKYVVANLAKQIGMFNSTILVGQEIHRISFDALVNKVNEIDIFAEIEPNQKEQIILALRISEKNVVGYLGDGINDATAIHAADVGISVNSAPNVTKEASDFVLLEKDLSVLAEGVIEGRKTFANTLKYVFMATSANFGNMFSMAGASLFLPFLPLLPKQILLMNLLTDLPEMTISTDNVDPETIAKPRRWDIKFIRKFMIVFGLLSTLFDLITFGILLYYLHPGSIEQFRTTWFLESIISACIIVLVIRTARPIFKSRPKRYLILSTLITISIVMILPYTAIGKAFGLTEIPVSFMIAIGLIVSAYAISAEIIKRIFYRSVNNYSKHLPLR from the coding sequence ATGACTTTCGATAAAAAAGTCAAGCAATTGGAATTTTGGAGTTACCCTTTAAACGAATTAGAACAAAAATTTCAAACTTCAATAGAAAATGGTTTATCCTCCGAAAGCGCTGAAAGTCGATTATCCTACTATGGAAAAAATACGCTTAAATCTAGAAAGAAGTCTAACTTGTTATTCTTATTGGCATCCCAATTTAAAAGCCCGATTATATTAATTTTTATCTTCACCTCTTTGCTATCGTTATTTTTAGGTGAGATAGAAGATGCTACATTGATCATTACAATTATCATCATTAGCGGAATTCTAGGATTCTGGCAAGAGAGAAGTGCAATTAATGCCGTAGATAAACTTTTAGAATTTGTTCAGTCAAAAACACTGGTTTTACGGGATGGTATCAATATATTAATACCCTCCATAAATATTGTTCCAGGCGATATAATCACACTATCTGCTGGGGATAGTATTCCTGCTGATTCAATTTTAGTTGAATCCAATGACCTCTTTGTGAATGAGGCAACTTTAACAGGCGAAAGTTATCCTGTAGAAAAATCTATTAAAGTACTTCCTAGCGATACTTTATTACGAGACAGAGTCAATTCCGTTTTCACTGGTACTTTTGTGGTAAGCGGCAAAGCAAGAGCTTTGGTAATTAAGACTGGTACTAACAGTGAATTTGGAGAAATATCAAACATTCTAAAGTATAAAAATCCAGAGACTGACTTTGAACACGGTGTTAGAAAATTTGGATATTTTCTTGTAGAAGTAACATTGATGTTGGTTATTTCAATCGTCTTAATCAATATTTATTTCGGCAGGTCTATCTTAGAATCCTTCTTATTTTCTTTGGCATTAGCCATTGGACTCACACCTCAACTGTTACCTGCAATTATAAGTGTAAATCTATCTCATGGCGCAAGAAGGATGGTGAGAAATAAAGTAATAGTGAAAAGACTTGCGGCTTTAGAAAATCTCGGCAGCATGAATATCCTTTGTTCAGACAAAACTGGAACGCTAACAATTGGTAATGTACAGCTAGAATCAACAATTGATATAGACGGTAATTCAAGTGACAAAGTCTTATTATACTCGTATCTTAATTCAGCATATGAAACTGCATTTACAAATCCCATCGACAAAGCGATTAAGGACTATTGTTACAACAAGTTTGATCTGAAAGATTATGATAAGATTGATGAAATCCCATATGATTTCATAAGGAAAAGACTTTCGGTACTCGTTTCATATGACAATAAATCCTCCACCGAGTACACTGACATTAACAAATATTCATTCATAGTAACTAAAGGTGCACTCAATAATATTCTTGAAGTTTGTTCCACTGCAGAGAGATGTGGAAAAATCGTTGGCTTGTCAGAAGTGAGACAAGAAATCACTCAACGCTATGAGGAACTGGGAAAACAAGGGCTACGTGTCTTAGGATTGTGCTACAAGAACTTTAAGGCGAGGTTACAGCAAGATAATATTCGGATAGATAAAAAAGATGAAACTGAAATGACTTTTTTGGGTTATATTGTCTTTTTTGACCCGCTCAAAAATGATGTCATCGAATCTATATCTAAGCTACGAAGATTAGGTATTTTGGTTAAGATAATAAGCGGAGATAACAAATACGTGGTTGCTAATCTAGCTAAGCAAATAGGGATGTTCAATTCAACGATTCTTGTCGGCCAGGAAATACACAGGATTAGCTTCGATGCACTGGTAAATAAGGTTAACGAAATTGATATTTTTGCGGAGATCGAACCCAACCAAAAAGAACAAATAATTTTGGCGTTACGGATCTCTGAAAAAAACGTGGTTGGGTATTTGGGAGACGGTATTAATGATGCCACAGCAATTCATGCGGCAGATGTAGGAATATCTGTAAACAGTGCTCCCAATGTTACCAAAGAAGCTTCAGATTTTGTGCTTTTGGAAAAGGATTTAAGTGTTTTAGCAGAAGGAGTGATCGAGGGAAGGAAAACTTTTGCAAATACTCTAAAATATGTATTCATGGCTACCAGTGCCAACTTTGGTAATATGTTTAGCATGGCTGGAGCCTCTCTATTCTTGCCGTTTCTTCCCTTATTACCTAAGCAGATACTACTAATGAATCTATTAACAGACCTTCCCGAAATGACAATATCTACTGACAACGTTGATCCTGAGACTATCGCCAAACCACGCCGCTGGGATATAAAATTTATTAGAAAGTTTATGATTGTCTTTGGCTTGCTTAGCACTTTATTTGATCTAATCACTTTTGGGATTTTACTATACTATTTACACCCCGGGTCTATTGAGCAATTTAGAACTACATGGTTCTTAGAATCAATTATTTCTGCTTGCATTATCGTCCTTGTTATTAGGACTGCAAGACCAATTTTTAAAAGCAGGCCAAAAAGATACTTGATATTATCTACTTTAATTACAATCAGCATAGTGATGATATTACCTTATACAGCTATAGGAAAGGCTTTTGGATTAACTGAAATACCTGTATCGTTTATGATAGCCATAGGGTTGATTGTTTCTGCCTATGCAATTTCTGCGGAAATAATAAAAAGAATTTTTTACAGATCAGTTAATAATTATAGCAAACATTTACCCCTAAGATAG
- a CDS encoding glycoside hydrolase family 130 protein: MDDGVILKRYPNNPILLPNINNWWESRAVFNCAALYNGNRIHLLYRAIGEYENYISRIGYASSSDGYTFNRRNEIAFDPILEYEQFGIEDPRLSQIEGQTYITYVVLSEHPKAGPGVSTALAAVSKDYLNFERLGIITSEEMDNKDVVLFPERLSSNLNKDGKSYFCLHRPSSWIGKAYGIDRPSIWLGELSTLTKLEHHTLLMKPEFKWENLKIGAGPPPIKTKKGWLVIYHGVSIDRVYSAGAALLDLNDPGKIICRCNKPILTPTTEYEKYGDVNNVVFPTGLCNIEGELFIYYGGADKFCCLATVELNDLLEYIFQNS, from the coding sequence ATGGACGATGGCGTAATCCTAAAAAGATATCCAAATAATCCCATACTTCTTCCCAATATTAATAATTGGTGGGAGAGTCGAGCTGTATTTAACTGTGCCGCTCTATATAACGGAAATAGGATTCATTTGTTGTATAGAGCCATCGGTGAATATGAGAATTATATATCAAGAATAGGATATGCTTCAAGTAGTGATGGCTACACCTTTAATAGACGCAATGAAATAGCTTTCGATCCGATTTTAGAATATGAACAATTTGGTATAGAGGATCCGCGATTATCTCAAATTGAAGGCCAAACTTATATCACATATGTTGTATTATCAGAACATCCCAAAGCAGGGCCAGGAGTATCAACTGCATTAGCAGCGGTATCCAAGGATTACTTGAATTTTGAAAGATTGGGTATAATTACAAGCGAAGAAATGGATAACAAAGATGTGGTTCTTTTTCCCGAGAGACTTTCTTCAAATTTAAACAAAGATGGTAAATCATACTTCTGTTTACATAGACCGAGTTCTTGGATTGGCAAAGCATATGGCATTGATAGGCCTAGTATTTGGCTTGGTGAATTATCAACTTTGACTAAACTAGAACACCACACTTTACTTATGAAACCAGAGTTTAAATGGGAAAATTTAAAGATAGGCGCTGGACCACCTCCTATAAAGACCAAAAAGGGTTGGTTAGTGATATACCATGGTGTGAGTATAGATAGGGTTTATAGTGCTGGCGCTGCACTTTTGGATTTAAATGATCCAGGTAAAATAATTTGCAGATGCAATAAGCCGATTTTGACACCTACTACAGAATATGAAAAATATGGTGATGTGAATAATGTAGTATTTCCAACCGGGTTGTGTAATATTGAAGGAGAATTATTCATTTATTACGGAGGCGCTGATAAGTTCTGTTGTCTTGCTACAGTCGAGCTTAACGATCTCTTAGAATACATCTTTCAAAACAGTTGA
- a CDS encoding cysteine hydrolase family protein, which yields MSRHAILVIDMQNDFVKGKLKCERASKIIHNIQTLLTEARKNDIPIFYCIDEHLPIDNYELDLWGPHAMKGTEGQKIIDELNPTDIDYVIPKRTYSAFDGTGLDRALNGLYGGKGVDTVIITGLHTNICDRHSSYDAFTRGLKIIVAEDGVEAFTEEEHLSGLEYIKRMYGADIKKINEIIKLFKQTGQDLK from the coding sequence TTGTCACGTCATGCAATTTTAGTAATAGATATGCAGAATGATTTTGTCAAGGGTAAACTGAAGTGTGAAAGAGCATCAAAAATTATTCACAACATACAAACATTATTAACAGAGGCCAGAAAAAATGACATTCCAATATTCTATTGTATAGACGAACACCTACCAATAGATAACTATGAACTTGACCTGTGGGGACCTCATGCTATGAAAGGAACAGAAGGTCAGAAGATAATTGATGAACTTAACCCTACGGATATAGATTATGTTATTCCAAAAAGAACTTATAGTGCATTTGACGGAACCGGCCTTGATAGAGCTTTAAATGGATTATATGGAGGCAAAGGTGTTGACACGGTGATAATTACAGGATTGCATACAAATATCTGTGACAGGCATTCATCATATGACGCATTTACAAGAGGCTTGAAGATAATAGTAGCAGAAGATGGTGTAGAAGCATTTACAGAAGAGGAACATCTGTCAGGACTAGAATACATTAAAAGAATGTATGGCGCAGATATAAAAAAAATAAACGAGATTATCAAACTTTTCAAACAGACGGGTCAGGATCTAAAATAG
- a CDS encoding phosphoribosyltransferase — protein MNTLFRDRIDAAQMLASKIESYLKYEHKNIAFSYKELVVLAIPRGGIILANVIASYFDCDLDIIVSRKIRHELNKELAIGAVMPDGTVFINERIIKIAPISQKYIEQEIEFQKKEITRRLIEFRGTTSYAGKLNDKIVILVDDGIATGATIIASAQWLRKNYPYKKLIIAVPVAPATSDTVNVLSRIADKMIILYTPEEFSAVGQFYQRFDQVDDEEVKEIMRKYLFDV, from the coding sequence ATGAATACGCTGTTTAGAGATCGAATAGATGCTGCACAGATGCTCGCCAGTAAAATAGAAAGTTATCTAAAATATGAGCATAAAAATATTGCTTTTTCATATAAGGAACTTGTAGTTTTGGCAATACCACGAGGAGGTATCATTCTTGCAAATGTAATTGCATCCTATTTTGATTGCGACCTCGATATAATAGTTTCAAGAAAAATTAGGCACGAATTAAACAAAGAATTGGCAATAGGAGCTGTAATGCCGGATGGAACGGTATTTATAAACGAACGAATCATAAAAATTGCCCCAATTTCTCAAAAATATATAGAACAGGAAATTGAGTTTCAAAAGAAGGAAATTACCCGACGACTAATTGAATTTAGAGGGACCACTTCTTATGCTGGAAAATTAAATGACAAAATTGTGATCTTAGTAGACGATGGAATAGCAACGGGAGCGACCATTATTGCATCAGCTCAGTGGCTAAGAAAAAACTATCCTTATAAGAAATTAATTATAGCAGTTCCGGTAGCACCCGCTACATCTGATACTGTTAATGTTCTGAGCAGAATTGCAGATAAAATGATTATCTTGTATACTCCAGAAGAATTTTCAGCTGTTGGTCAATTCTATCAAAGATTTGATCAGGTAGATGACGAAGAGGTAAAAGAGATTATGAGAAAGTATCTTTTTGACGTATGA